In the genome of Crassostrea angulata isolate pt1a10 chromosome 6, ASM2561291v2, whole genome shotgun sequence, the window TACTTGAAAGATTTCTTATGCTATGTTAGCTTAGCCGCGACTCCCCTGAATGTGTTATTGGATATTGACAAGATATACAAGGGTGCAGCACAAACAAGATGTTGATTATCATTGATCATGACTTCAGCACAATGTCACTGGTCCATCCATAACGTTTAAACACATCGAACATCGATTTGTTGGGCCACAATTCGACACGCCCTATTAAACAGCCAAATGGAACCAATACACATTTCTCCACGATATCGAAATTGTTCTGCTCAACAATGACTGATATCTAGGAATGTGAAAAAATATCGATAAAATGAATCCAGAATTGACTTTTCTGAGAAATCGAAAACTTATTTGGTCGTTCACTAGTTATCAATACGAAGACTGTAATACATctttaactgtttttttttttaaataaagaaagttgtttttataaatataatcttCCACATAGTTATATGTAGGTTGTAACAACATTTACTAAGATCGATTACATTGTAAAACAAGATTTTCAACACACAGTCTAGTAATGAAGATTTAACTCGTAACGAATCATAATATGGTCCTAACTTCAATGTGTGATTTCTACTTGGTCTTAATGCATGAAGTGaaccatttatttttaaataaacagtggtttcaaatatatatatatatatatgttatgcaTGTAGGTTGTGATatctcgaaaaaaaaaatgaactgtaGACCTTTTATATGATAATATCTTAACAACATTTCTTTCTGCCCTGAAGCAAGGTAAAAATAACGACACTCCACTAACACTTAAATGAAATATAGATTATAGAAAGTAATGCCttggtttaattttatatttccgTCAATGTTAACAGGGGGAAAAGGTGACTTTTTTGTACAAGAAACCCCCGTGTAATAGGCTTATCCTTCATCAAGTTTTACAAGGAATTCTCATCTCATCACTGATCAATCAATAACACCGATAGTGCGTAGTGTTCATTCGTGTAATTAAgattcaataattattttttttttcagaaaaagacGGCCCTTTGGCACAGGCCCTCGCCTTCAACGATGAAACGATTTAGCGTGACAACACCCGGTTCTTCTCAACAAATGCCAGCATGCTCGATTGTTTTGATCCCCGTTCCAACACTGCAGGCTCTCCGAGGGAACTTATTCAGCAATTAGCCTACTCTTTAATTCCAGCAGAGGTTTGTGGCTCTGGGATCGATCTTGAAGCCCATTATTGCGTGAGAGGGCACATCAGACCCTGGTCTGGAATATGATTGCAGGTCCCTTGCCATGGCTCGTCCTCGCACCTTTGGCCGTACTCACGGACTTACTCACTGTTGTTTTCGTGTGTCACTATCGTCGTCAATTTCACGGTACAGATGTTGTTTTCATCTCAATTCTCGTCTGCATGGTGCTAAATGCCTTGGTGGCCCCTCTCGTTCCAGCGATACTGGACATAACTCATTCAGAATGGAACGAAAACCTGTGTCACTTTTTTGTGTGGTCTGCTCTGACTTTACGTTTGGTTCATGTCTCAAGTCTTGCAATGTTGTCATTCCATTGGTCAAAAATACTCCGAACCTCATCAAGACGAATCAAAATAAGTACGACTACACTTGTGAAGATAGTGACCCCCGTATTCTGGGGTGTATGTACAATCATAGGACTCTTACCGATCATCGGGGCGGTCCCAGACAGGTTTAAGACCAACAAAGACTGTCTTTTTCTCCTCTCAGACCTCGGACTGGGCTTCGTTATATTCATGATTGTGTATGTCTTAACAATGATCTGCATTTCCCTGGTGTGTTCATTTGATTCCCTTGCCCTCATTCACTATGCAAAGAAAATTGCTTTTATCAAATATGGTGCAGGGAGGTTTTACTTGCCGAGAAAGAATGATGGCCTCTCTGAAAACTACACGGTCCACGAGCGGTACGGACAACTGAACTTTGCTGCCGACCTCTGTCGTCTGGTAACCATAGTAACATGCTTCAGTGTTGTTGCCAACCATCTACCCTACGTGGTGCGTAtactctctcattctctctctctctctctctctctctctctctctctctctctttgacaaaataataatttttggcCATCTGTTTCTAATGGAATAAAAGATGTACATAGATGGATGTTCAGAAGAaagaatataattattttatagcATAAAAATACTTAAGCTAATTAAGATGAGTTTATAATTCATTGCTAAGATATCACCAATGCCTCAGGCCAACTAAAGCAGAGCAGTGGAGACCCATCACTTATGATGAATCTAAAATAGAGGTTCCATTCTCATTTATTTCTGTCTGAATCCACCCTCCGGTCATCTTTCTACTTTCCAGGCTCTTAATGCATCCGATTTGTACCGTGTGTCATTCTCAAGCAATCATTGTTATCGATGTCTTATTGAATAAAGCAGGTTTCTGCAGACATCTCTGTTAATGCTATTGAAGATAACGATTCTATCCATGAACCATTGGACTGTACTCCCAAACCCGCCCCTCGAGGGATATAATATGACTCTCTTCTTGGTGTTCAAATTCGCAGAGGGGGACAATTTTACCAAAGTATTAAGTTTCGTCTCCATAAAATTTCCCGCTAACTGTATCAGGTCTAAAAGGATCCCTAATATGATTTTAGATAGCATAATTGTATTAATCAAGAGAGGATCTGGTCCAAATCAATGTGTGTTAGGATTAAAGCAATAAATGGCGGAAACTAGCAAAACCATCTGCTCTTAAGGACCAAGCCATCAACGAAATGTTTACACCCTTGTCTAGGAGACTTGTTATGCATATAAACACGTACAATGTATAGCAATCGTTGTGATTAATGACAGGACAGGGTAACACGACTGATGACACGCGGGTGTGACAGCGAATCGACTGACACTTTGTTAATGATCACGATGCGTTGATTTCATATTGCGTGGGTGCTGTTCAAtactttgattatatatttcttGCAGACTCTACTGTGTCGATTAAAAGTATGTGTCACAAATTATCAAGAATACTTTGTTGACACTTTAAATTGGTATCATAATACAAAATGTCATGAAACAAAAATCTTCCTTGCTTATACCTGCCCAATTCAGTAATCTTCCAACTTTGCCAAAATATTTCTAGTTAAGCAATCTTCCTTTTGTAGGTTATAGAGTTTCTAAACATGATTTGAGCAATCTTCCTTTGTATGTTATAGAGTTTCTATTCATGCAGTCTTCCTTTGTATGTTATAGAGTTTCTATTCATGCAGTCTTTCTTTGTATGTTATAGAGTTTCTATACATGATTTGAGCAATCTTCCTTTGTATGTTATAGAGTTTCTATACATGATTTGAGCAATCTTCCTTTGTATGTTATAGAGTTTCTATACATGATTTGAGCAATCTTCCTTTTGTAGGTTATAGAGTTTCTATACATGATTTGAGCAATCTTTCTTTGTATGTTATGGAGTTTCTATACATGATTTGAGCAATCTTTCTTTGTATGTTATGGAGTTTCTATACATGCTCTGATCAATCTTCCTTTGTATGTTATAGAGTTTCTATACATGATTTGAGCAATCTTCCTTTGTATGTTATAGAGTTTCTATACATGATTTGAGTAATCTTTCTTTGTATGTTTTAGAGTTTCTATACATGATTTGAGTAATCTTCCTTTGTATGTTATAGAGTTTCTATTCATGCAGTCTTTCTTTGTATGTTATAGAGTTTCTATACATGATTTGAGCAATCTTCCTTTGTATGTTATAGAGTTTCTATACATGATTTGAGCAATCTTCCTTTGTATGTTATAGAGTTTCTATACATGATTTGAGCAATCTTCCTTTTGTAGGTTATAGAGTTTCTATACATGATTTGAGCAATCTTTCTTTGTATGTTATGGAGTTTCTATACATGATTTGAGCAATCTTTCTTTGTATGTTATGGAGTTTCTATACATGCTCTGATCAATCTTCCTTTGTATGTTATAGAGTTTCTATACATGATTTGAGCAATCTTCCTTTGTATGTTATAGAGTTtctatacatgatttaaataTTCTAACTTTGTAGGTTATAGAGTTTCTATACATGATTTGAGCAATCTTTCTTTGTATGTTATAGAGTTTCTATACATGATTTGAGTAATCTTTCTTTGTATGTTTTAGAGTTTCTATACATGATTTGAGTAATCTTTCTTTGTATGTTATAGAGTTTCTATACATGATTTGAGTAATCTTCCTATGTATGTTATGGAGTTTCTATATATGCTTTGAGCAATCTTCCTTTGTATGTTATAGAGTTTCTATACATGATTTGAGCAATCTTTCTTTGTATGTTTTAGAGTTTCTATACATGATTTTAGAAAACTTCCTTTTGTAGGTTATTGAGTTTCTATACATGATTTGAGCAATCTTTCTTTGTATATCATAGAGTTCAAGTCTATACATGATTTGAGCAATCTTCCTTTGTATGTTGTAGAGTTTCTATACATGATTTGAGCAATCTTTCTTTGTATGTTTTAGAGTTTCTATACATGATTTAAGCAAACTTCCTTTTGTAGGTTATTGAGTTTTTATACATGATTTGAGCAATCTTCCTAAGTAGGTTTTAGAGTTTTTATACATGATTTGAGCAATCTTCCTAAGTAGGTTATAGAGTTTTTATACATGATTTGAGTATTCTTCCTTTGTAGCTTATGGAGTTTCTATACATGATTTGAGTAATTTTTCATTGTAGGTTATTGAGTTTCTATACATGAGTATTGGGACGGACAGATCCTTGTCGGAGGAGCTGGTCACGTGGTTACCTCTGATGGAGGCTCTAGTTTTACCCTACTTCCTCTGGTTTGGAAGCAGACGATACAAGCACGCGATTAGTTACATCTTCAAAGTGCATATTTTACGCCGAAACCATGATAACGAAGAAAGTGAGCTTCCTTTGTTGTCTTATACAATAGATATCAGTTACTCTTTCTTTACCGACAGGAAATCGTCATGCCGTTTTGCTTTGTTAAAAAATCCTTAATCTCAAGGTTATTTGTCGATATATGTATCAATGTTTTACACCAAGAGTCCAGATTCATTTTCAATTCCATCCTCGTCCAATTACTCAACATGTTTGACTAATTATTCCTTGCAGCAAAAAAAGGCAATCGGTAATACAAAGAATATTACGGAAGTTTATTGATcgggtaaagaaaaaaaagataaattaatatatgaaGGCTCTCATCTGATCGTACTATTTACTTACTCTTTTGGAACGAATTCATATGTTAACCAATGTGACCAGCTGTTCTTATATCCATGCAATACTTTCATCGATTTTGCCACAGCTGACCAAAGATAATTTTCAAAAGATTAACTTAGGGTTTCAAGCTAATTAATGATCAGGTTTGCACAACCCTGGAAAAGGATAAATGCCGCATATATACCATCTACTAGCTATTAAAATGGgttaatgattaaataaatatgtaccTGCATgatttgtcaattttttcatttattttcatctcAGATCCGGACTCGTGTACTCTTCAATCGTTTACAAGAAAAATCAAAGATGTCCACACATTACCACGACCTGTTCACCTCCCGAACAACTTGTCATCCTCAGGAAGTACAAGAGTAAACTCGACCAAATTCCAAAGAGGAGAAGGATCTCCACaaaatttcaacattcaaaacaaaatcaaagtcaACATTGAGCAAACAAACCGAGGGGATATGTACAGCAACGGCGGATCCTTGGACTCGCGAAGTCCTAGGCAATTCCAACGGTCTAGTTCGTCGGGTTCGCGAAGCGATCAGATGAAGAAAAAGCATCTCCCATCTATATTCATTAACGAGACTCTAAACGATAGCTCGCCGAAGCGATTAAATACGGGTCCCAACGCCGGAGTTGTGATGGTGCGAGCGATGTCAGAAACGGAATCCGGAAGCGTACACTCTATGTATTACGTGTCTAGCGATTACCACCCAGACTGTCTCAACACCGATAGTTTACCTCGAAGTTCTAGCATCGAACACGCGAATTCTGCCGGTAATCCCCAAACAGTGACTGACGGACGGATACATCTCAACAGATATAATTCCAACTCTCTCCCCAGAATGCATGGAAATGGAAATGCAATCGGCGTCCTCTCTAGTTCATTTGGTAGTATTCCAAGAAAGAAACCACCAAAGATGGGATTGCGTAGTAATTCTGGAAGCTCCTCAAGTCTCTATCGAACACACTCGCGGTCGTCAAGTGGTAATGTCTACATCCTTGGCCATTCCAGATCGGCAAGTGGAACTATTTTTAGATCTTCTAATATAACTTTTCCGTATATTTATGAAATCCAACCAGGAAAGGAACGAATGGTTCCTAGACAATCGAGTGAGCGAAGTGAGAGTGAAGGGTTGGCGGGTCAGTATTGTGAAAGCGATATTGACAATGTACTTGAATGCAGTTCAATGCGATCTGAAGACATTCAGAGCACTAGTAAACCAATTGAAATTCCTTCAGTTACTTACATTGAAAGAGGGCCTATATCTCCTGATAAGCATAGACACAGTATGTCTTCGAGGCAAAACGATCTAACTTTTCATCGCCAAAAAGACAAGGAACAGCTTTCAGATGAGAATGATTCTGGGTGCATGGCAAACTACACAGATGATAATTTTGAGAGCTTTAACGTTCACAAACAGTCAAATGCAGCCACAAACCCGACCTTTAGATTATCTGACACTGAACTTGATGGGTTTACTACGAGCGAACTACTCTCTTCCAAACCTTATTCATATTTATCGAATCTTAATAAAACTAAGACACACACACCAAATTTCAAATCCCCGTGGATAAATCTAGAACTTCCCGAGGAAAGACCCAGCTTTTTAGATAGGGAGAAATCTGTGGAGTATGCGTTCTTTAATAATCAACTAACTACCTCATCAGAAAGTACGGATGTAACGCCATCTCCGAGATTTGACGAGAATACAGATCGGGGCTTTGAAGAAGCTTTAAATGCAAGCTACAACAGCAGGGAGAGTCTGTGCAGTTTTAACGGTGCTTATGTGGAATCTGTCTCAGAATGTACCGACATGGGGGATTTCTTCGATACTCACCATAGTGAGGACGGCAACGAGTTTAAAACACAGGCCATTGTCTCCAGGATATCGCCAGCAAGCCTTACTGATCCATTCTGTGAATACCAAGACTCCTTACCGATCACTAAATCAAAAGATTGTTCAGAAAACTATAcagacttttcagagaatgggAATAACAGGCCTATCTCTGGCCTTTCCCCGTGGCCAAACAGCGCGAAGAATTCAGCCTCGGTGGATCTCTCATTTGAATCAGATTTCTCTAACGAGCGGCAAGTCCAGGACGACGGGCGACCGTACCAAGACATAGAGGCGGTGTACTTCTAAGAAAGTTTTCATACAATTTTCATGATATATGACTATGCACTATTTTATAACACCGCGCCTTTTGGTACAAATAGCTGTCTCAGTTTAGCCACCATTAATGGCTAATGCCTCGACCGTCCGCTTCTGCTTAAAAGGGTAAAATTACACTCGACAATCATCAGTGCTTGTATAATCATGTTTATTGTTCATGttcattaaaatgattttgtcccgttttttcccttttttatgcatttatttacacACATATTTTGTCTTACTGAGTATATAAATTGACAAGACTTTTATATgaacatatttacatttgcaacaATTTTTTTGCCTTAAAGGGAGAATACTCTTATTGAGTTTATAAGTGGTCACAAAGACCCAAATATACATCGCAAGGAGTGTTGAAAGAATTGTTAGAAACATTACAAACGAATTCAGGTTATCTTCGACCTTGGAAGACGGTGAACAATACAATTTATTTCACCTGACCCGAAAGATTAAGTAAGTTCTTCTGATCACGTTTTGtacgtcgtccgtccgtctgtgaCCTTTTCACGTTTTTGTCGTCTTTTGTATAACCATAAGTTTAAATTtcaccaaacttggcacaaagcattattATGGGAAGGAGAtgctaaaatgtaaaaaaataaatctccaaaaacaatttcaaagggCAGATAATAACGAGACAGTATAAGTATAGGACGAGtgtattaaaatctttttctcaagaatcacggcaccagaaatgccaatttttacatCAAAGCTTCTATAGaagattctaaaataaaattgttaaaaccatCACTCCGAGACCCAGAAGGAGTAAAAAGTTCAACAGagaaatatattgtaaaaatatttaaaaatgttaagaacaaaatgcttcaatttgtgataTGACTATGCAAACAGCATTAGATTATGTAGATCTTAATTTGGTCAAACTGTTACCCCGACTATACTTGGGCCGTAGGAGGTGTTCAAAGTTCAACATAGATAtagagaactacaatgcttcaatctGAGATAGCACCATCATGTCTTCATATCCTTATATCTAGGTAACACACCTTCTTttaatactgtatacagagttTATTTTCGCCTTTCTTCGTTTTCAAACGTTTTCGTCCCgcgtcttgaatttgcccagttATCGGtttgtttaaagagagataatttaaTACCATAGAATTCCCCAATTtgaaattcgcccgctgacaacgagggcgaaagggacgaaaataaaacagtatattataattacatgtatttacatgtgcatgtataatattaaatctataattatttataataagATTTTTAGTTATGATATGACAAAGTCTATGATCATCAACCTTTGTTAGTTGGTGTATCTTATTCATCCCATATCCCCCTAAAGACTTGGCGAATCCAAAACATTGAACACTCATTGTACAGAGACAGCGTTATCCTCTTTACAACTAAGTAATTACGAATTCAGGACAGGACGAAACCGTTTGCAATTGTAGTCGAGAAAATAACGAGGCaaacataaacatgtatacagtaATTAAAAGTTGGTCACAGTAACCTAGTACGATACTTGTCACTTCatctcatttttcatttttaaatttcgttACCTTTGATACATTGAGGCTTATGATTATGAAGTTGGTCAGTTGATGCTTCTTAGAACTTAGGATATGCTGCTCCAAAAATAGGTTTCAATTATCTTCGTTTTATATACCGGTATCGTATTACGTATCGTCAAATCTTGGAATATATGAGATTTTTTGcaagttttataaaacattagaTGTGTTTTTTATCCACAAATTTCGAAAAAGAGAGTACTTTTTTTTCAGACGAGCAATGTGGGGATGGGTCTCGTGTTTATCActacatttttattcatatgaaaTGCACTATTTAtattacttttttgtaaaagCTTTTATGTTTGACAGAGGTGTCCATTAACATCTAATGAATgtgttttcatgcatttctctctgtgtgtgtgtgtgtgggggggggggggggggaggagggcAGGAAGTTAAACGAGTGCgtgaacaaaacaaaactaaaggAAATATTGAACTGCCTCATGCATTACCTGTGTGATCAACAGACCGTTTCACAAACAGGCAAATAAACCATAATCGATCAATataacatttcttaaaattctaaagatgttttattttatttcattttatttaataggagaaattatattcatattcttaaaaatgccgtatttcaaaattttgagactGATCAGTTTTTGGTGACATTGAAAACAACGAAAATTATAGACTTTCGACAacttttctgtattttttagttgttaatgtattaattttgagtactttaattaactttttataaagattagtgaaatattgatattatttaatagGTATTCATAAGGCTTTATGGGTTAATGTAATACTCTGGTAAAAGATTAGATACAAAACTTAGATATCAAGCATTGTAAATGTTGCAATTAAAAGTACAGCTCTTTTGAACAACTAAATATCAACACTGGCTgaagttcatttgaaattttcacttattagacattttcttttccttttatttcattcgtatatatataaaaagttccaacaaatgttgtttatatattcattttccAAAATGTACTTCGGGCGATGAGCTTTGGGTCACCTGCAGAACTAAAGTTCATTAAAAGACTTTCAATTACAAGAAAAGTGATcacatcaataatttaatgtcttgtaaaatgtttataattaacGGATTTGATATAACAAAGAGGTATA includes:
- the LOC128189787 gene encoding uncharacterized protein LOC128189787, giving the protein MIAGPLPWLVLAPLAVLTDLLTVVFVCHYRRQFHGTDVVFISILVCMVLNALVAPLVPAILDITHSEWNENLCHFFVWSALTLRLVHVSSLAMLSFHWSKILRTSSRRIKISTTTLVKIVTPVFWGVCTIIGLLPIIGAVPDRFKTNKDCLFLLSDLGLGFVIFMIVYVLTMICISLVCSFDSLALIHYAKKIAFIKYGAGRFYLPRKNDGLSENYTVHERYGQLNFAADLCRLVTIVTCFSVVANHLPYVVIEFLYMSIGTDRSLSEELVTWLPLMEALVLPYFLWFGSRRYKHAISYIFKVHILRRNHDNEENPDSCTLQSFTRKIKDVHTLPRPVHLPNNLSSSGSTRVNSTKFQRGEGSPQNFNIQNKIKVNIEQTNRGDMYSNGGSLDSRSPRQFQRSSSSGSRSDQMKKKHLPSIFINETLNDSSPKRLNTGPNAGVVMVRAMSETESGSVHSMYYVSSDYHPDCLNTDSLPRSSSIEHANSAGNPQTVTDGRIHLNRYNSNSLPRMHGNGNAIGVLSSSFGSIPRKKPPKMGLRSNSGSSSSLYRTHSRSSSGNVYILGHSRSASGTIFRSSNITFPYIYEIQPGKERMVPRQSSERSESEGLAGQYCESDIDNVLECSSMRSEDIQSTSKPIEIPSVTYIERGPISPDKHRHSMSSRQNDLTFHRQKDKEQLSDENDSGCMANYTDDNFESFNVHKQSNAATNPTFRLSDTELDGFTTSELLSSKPYSYLSNLNKTKTHTPNFKSPWINLELPEERPSFLDREKSVEYAFFNNQLTTSSESTDVTPSPRFDENTDRGFEEALNASYNSRESLCSFNGAYVESVSECTDMGDFFDTHHSEDGNEFKTQAIVSRISPASLTDPFCEYQDSLPITKSKDCSENYTDFSENGNNRPISGLSPWPNSAKNSASVDLSFESDFSNERQVQDDGRPYQDIEAVYF